The following are encoded together in the Pedobacter sp. D749 genome:
- a CDS encoding trimeric intracellular cation channel family protein: MLHILYIIAITAEAMTAALSAGRRDMDWVGVCIIAWVTALGGGTVRNVLFGHYPMSWVEHPEYLVITAAAALLAAFIASIMTKLKKLFLYLDALGLVVFTIIGCQVAQQIHLPYLIVLFSGMITGCAGGVLRDVLCNEVPFLFRKEIYASAAIVTGAIYIGIEHFHGSEMLATISAAIVGLTLRLLSIRFEWHMPKFVYRDEWH, encoded by the coding sequence ATGCTCCATATCCTTTACATTATTGCCATAACAGCCGAAGCCATGACTGCTGCACTTTCTGCCGGCAGACGTGATATGGATTGGGTTGGTGTTTGTATTATTGCCTGGGTTACGGCATTAGGCGGTGGAACGGTTAGAAATGTATTATTCGGCCATTACCCGATGAGCTGGGTAGAACATCCGGAATATTTGGTAATTACCGCAGCAGCGGCTTTATTGGCAGCATTTATCGCCTCTATTATGACTAAACTCAAAAAGCTTTTTCTTTACCTTGATGCTTTGGGTTTAGTGGTGTTTACTATCATTGGTTGTCAGGTAGCGCAGCAAATCCATTTGCCTTATTTAATTGTATTGTTTAGCGGAATGATTACCGGTTGTGCAGGCGGCGTACTACGTGACGTGCTCTGCAATGAAGTACCATTTCTTTTTAGAAAAGAAATTTATGCGAGTGCAGCGATAGTTACCGGCGCCATTTATATCGGTATAGAACATTTTCATGGAAGTGAGATGTTGGCGACCATTTCGGCTGCTATTGTTGGATTAACGTTAAGATTACTTTCTATCCGCTTCGAATGGCACATGCCAAAGTTCGTTTACAGGGATGAATGGCACTAG
- a CDS encoding AAA family ATPase, producing the protein MLHFSQFEKSYFDHLVLKIDNIKLPEGIFWIKGSNGTGKSTFLKAIAGILSFKGDIAIGTVYLKNHFVSYRKLVNFAAAEPLFPEFLSGAEMINLFAKAKGAGAGQAEILVAEMGMQGYINNPLGSYSSGMLKKLSLVLAFLGKPELILLDEPLNTIDAESLEILYRWINEKHREDGISFLLSSHQPLDEVKLPGLKQINIVDKKLTLNF; encoded by the coding sequence ATGCTACACTTCAGTCAATTTGAAAAATCCTATTTCGATCATCTTGTTTTAAAGATAGATAATATTAAGCTTCCTGAGGGCATTTTCTGGATAAAAGGAAGCAATGGTACTGGAAAAAGTACTTTTTTGAAAGCAATTGCAGGGATATTATCTTTTAAAGGAGATATTGCAATAGGCACTGTTTATTTAAAAAACCATTTTGTTTCCTACAGAAAACTGGTGAATTTTGCTGCTGCCGAGCCATTATTTCCCGAATTTTTAAGCGGAGCGGAGATGATTAATCTTTTTGCAAAAGCGAAGGGTGCTGGAGCTGGTCAGGCGGAAATCCTGGTTGCCGAAATGGGAATGCAGGGCTATATCAACAACCCTTTAGGTTCCTATTCCAGTGGTATGCTCAAAAAACTTTCGCTGGTATTGGCTTTCCTGGGGAAACCAGAATTGATTTTGCTGGATGAGCCTTTAAATACAATCGATGCTGAATCTCTTGAAATATTATACCGTTGGATCAACGAAAAACATAGGGAAGATGGGATTAGTTTTCTTTTGTCGTCTCATCAACCTTTAGATGAGGTAAAATTACCCGGACTTAAACAGATTAATATCGTGGATAAAAAATTAACCCTGAACTTTTAA
- a CDS encoding DUF2911 domain-containing protein, whose protein sequence is MRKFAQTKNNKAMKLSIKSIVLFVALLGAADFANAQEAKFPQASSGQTIIQDFGLGKITLSYSRPNVKDRKIFGGMEPMGAVWRNGANAATRIKFTDAVKIEGKDLPAGEYGLFSIPGKNEWTIIFNKIADQWGAYEYKESDDVLRVKVKTIALKDKVETLTMQFSAVSEISTTLNMMWENSAYSVNITTSIDEKVMANIAEAMKGEKKPYFAAAQYYFQHGKDLKQALAWMTEAEKSDPKAPWFKLWKGRIQLKMGDKTGAATTAQQGIDVATAQKVDEYVRLNSELLAEAKK, encoded by the coding sequence ATGCGTAAATTCGCACAAACCAAAAACAACAAAGCAATGAAATTATCGATCAAATCAATAGTGCTGTTTGTAGCACTTTTGGGTGCAGCAGATTTTGCAAATGCCCAGGAAGCCAAATTTCCACAAGCAAGTAGTGGCCAAACCATCATCCAGGATTTTGGATTAGGCAAAATAACTTTAAGCTACTCTCGCCCCAATGTAAAGGATCGCAAAATTTTTGGCGGTATGGAGCCTATGGGCGCAGTTTGGCGCAACGGTGCAAATGCAGCAACACGCATTAAATTTACTGATGCCGTTAAAATTGAAGGTAAAGATTTACCGGCTGGCGAATATGGCCTGTTCAGTATTCCGGGTAAAAACGAATGGACCATTATTTTCAACAAAATTGCCGATCAATGGGGTGCGTATGAATATAAGGAAAGTGATGATGTGCTTCGTGTAAAAGTAAAAACTATAGCTTTAAAGGATAAAGTAGAAACTTTAACCATGCAATTTTCGGCTGTTAGCGAAATATCTACAACGCTAAACATGATGTGGGAGAATAGTGCCTATAGCGTTAATATTACAACTTCTATTGATGAAAAAGTAATGGCTAATATTGCTGAAGCAATGAAAGGTGAAAAGAAACCATATTTTGCGGCTGCACAGTATTATTTTCAACATGGAAAAGATTTAAAACAAGCTTTAGCATGGATGACGGAAGCAGAAAAATCAGATCCAAAAGCGCCTTGGTTTAAGCTATGGAAAGGCCGTATCCAATTAAAAATGGGTGACAAAACCGGCGCAGCAACTACTGCACAACAAGGCATCGACGTTGCAACAGCTCAAAAGGTTGATGAATATGTACGCCTCAATTCTGAACTTTTGGCTGAAGCTAAAAAATAA
- the fabG gene encoding 3-oxoacyl-[acyl-carrier-protein] reductase: MKLLEGKTALITGASKGIGRKIAEKFAEQGANVAFTYLSSVEKGEALEQELQSFGTKVKGYRSDASKFAEAEQLINDIVAEFGTIDIVVNNAGITKDGLLMRMSEENWDDVININLKSIFNVTKAASKIMMKARKGVFINMGSIVGTTGNAGQANYAASKAGIIGFTKSIAKELGSRNIRANVVAPGFIRTEMTDILDPKVVEGWEKDIPLKRAGETEDIANVCVFLASDMSAYVTGQTLSVCGGML; this comes from the coding sequence ATGAAATTATTAGAAGGAAAAACAGCATTAATTACAGGCGCATCTAAAGGAATCGGCCGGAAAATAGCGGAGAAATTTGCCGAACAGGGCGCTAATGTAGCTTTTACATATTTATCATCAGTAGAAAAAGGTGAGGCTTTAGAGCAGGAATTACAAAGCTTCGGAACAAAAGTTAAAGGTTACCGTTCTGATGCTTCTAAATTTGCTGAAGCTGAACAATTGATCAATGATATCGTAGCCGAATTTGGTACTATTGATATCGTAGTGAATAATGCGGGCATTACTAAAGATGGTTTATTGATGCGCATGAGCGAAGAAAACTGGGATGATGTGATTAATATCAACTTAAAATCAATCTTCAACGTAACCAAGGCAGCTTCTAAAATAATGATGAAAGCCCGTAAAGGCGTTTTTATCAATATGGGTTCCATTGTGGGCACTACGGGTAATGCTGGTCAGGCCAATTATGCTGCTTCTAAAGCCGGAATCATCGGTTTTACCAAATCAATCGCAAAAGAATTAGGTTCGAGAAATATCCGTGCCAACGTGGTTGCACCAGGATTTATCCGTACCGAAATGACAGATATTCTCGATCCGAAAGTAGTTGAAGGATGGGAAAAAGATATTCCGTTAAAACGTGCCGGTGAGACTGAAGATATTGCCAATGTTTGTGTGTTCCTAGCTTCAGATATGAGCGCTTACGTGACCGGACAAACCTTGTCTGTTTGCGGTGGGATGCTGTAA
- a CDS encoding murein L,D-transpeptidase family protein codes for MKIICLTFLLSLSLMVNAQNNFKATQIKFERVEKAYSEKWETLKKFVQAGGYGDKFTMVINAYKTEGKLEVWLKNNSAKTYSLFRTYDFCAHSGTIGPKVIEGDGQTPEGFYYINVFNPMSNFHLSLGVNYPNTVDYARTGKDRKPGSDIYIHGNCVTVGCIPLTDEKIKEVYVLGVEARNAGQERIPVNLYPFKMTDGNMKKYSTQFPTQANFWKSLQAAYLAFEKNKTQPKVSEVKGKYVVK; via the coding sequence ATGAAAATAATCTGTCTAACATTTCTGCTATCTCTAAGCCTTATGGTGAATGCCCAAAATAATTTTAAAGCCACTCAAATTAAATTTGAAAGAGTAGAAAAAGCATACAGCGAAAAATGGGAAACATTGAAAAAATTTGTCCAGGCTGGTGGTTATGGAGATAAATTCACGATGGTGATCAATGCCTATAAAACGGAAGGCAAACTTGAAGTATGGTTAAAGAATAATTCGGCTAAAACCTATTCTTTATTCAGAACTTACGATTTTTGTGCGCATTCTGGCACCATTGGCCCAAAAGTGATTGAAGGAGATGGACAAACACCAGAAGGTTTTTATTACATTAATGTTTTTAACCCGATGAGTAATTTCCACCTATCACTGGGTGTAAACTATCCAAATACAGTTGATTATGCAAGAACCGGAAAGGATAGAAAACCTGGAAGTGATATTTACATCCATGGCAATTGTGTAACCGTAGGCTGTATTCCTTTAACCGACGAAAAAATTAAAGAAGTGTATGTATTGGGTGTTGAAGCCAGAAATGCGGGTCAGGAAAGGATTCCTGTTAACCTCTATCCTTTCAAAATGACGGACGGAAATATGAAGAAATATAGTACTCAATTCCCAACGCAGGCAAACTTTTGGAAATCGTTACAAGCCGCGTATTTAGCTTTCGAAAAGAATAAAACGCAACCGAAAGTTAGTGAGGTAAAAGGGAAATATGTTGTAAAATAG
- a CDS encoding ATP-binding protein: protein MIIRNLQNHIESKFFKQKAIIVTGARQVGKTTMLKQLVKKTELPFVFLNCDEANVRTTLTNISIERLKSIIGANKIIFIDEAQRVTNIGLTLKLIVDNFSDVQLLVTGSSSLDLAVGIKESLTGRKFEYHLFPFSVAELVEDTNVLIEEQALEKRLIYGTYPDAINYPGEEKELLLNLANSYLFKDILSLTGIRKPLQLEKLVQALALQIGNEVSYTELGQMIEADKLTVERYIDLLEQCFVVFRLGAYSSNLRNEIKKSKKIYFYDTGIRNAVIENFSMPGLRQDAGQLFENYIVSEYIKASNNKRKHAKYYFWRSFQQQEIDLIEEVDGKINAIEIKWNANKKVKFPSTFLDAYPTNETYVINRANYTSFLV from the coding sequence ATGATTATCAGAAATCTGCAAAACCATATTGAATCGAAATTTTTTAAACAAAAAGCCATTATTGTTACTGGTGCAAGGCAAGTGGGTAAAACGACTATGTTAAAGCAACTCGTAAAAAAAACAGAATTGCCCTTTGTTTTCCTAAACTGTGATGAAGCTAATGTACGCACTACATTGACCAACATCAGTATCGAACGGTTAAAATCAATTATCGGTGCTAACAAAATCATTTTTATCGACGAGGCACAACGTGTTACTAATATTGGCTTAACCTTAAAACTGATCGTTGATAATTTTTCAGATGTTCAGTTATTGGTTACCGGTTCTTCATCATTAGATCTGGCTGTTGGCATCAAAGAATCGTTAACCGGAAGAAAATTCGAATATCACCTCTTCCCTTTTTCAGTTGCAGAACTTGTTGAAGACACTAATGTGCTTATCGAAGAACAGGCTTTAGAAAAAAGATTAATTTACGGTACTTACCCCGATGCGATCAATTATCCGGGGGAAGAAAAAGAGTTGTTATTAAATTTGGCAAACAGTTATCTTTTTAAGGATATATTATCTCTTACGGGTATCAGAAAACCTTTACAGCTCGAAAAACTTGTACAAGCATTGGCCCTACAGATTGGTAACGAAGTTTCTTATACTGAACTAGGCCAAATGATTGAGGCCGATAAACTTACTGTTGAGCGCTATATCGATTTATTAGAACAATGTTTCGTTGTATTTAGGCTAGGTGCTTACAGCAGTAACCTGCGGAACGAAATTAAAAAGAGCAAAAAGATATACTTCTATGATACAGGAATTCGCAACGCGGTAATCGAAAATTTTAGTATGCCCGGCTTACGACAAGATGCGGGTCAGTTGTTCGAAAATTACATTGTATCTGAATACATAAAGGCCAGTAATAATAAAAGAAAGCATGCAAAATATTATTTTTGGCGCAGTTTTCAGCAACAGGAAATTGATTTAATAGAAGAGGTTGATGGAAAAATAAATGCCATAGAGATTAAATGGAATGCGAATAAAAAAGTAAAGTTTCCTTCAACTTTTTTAGATGCATACCCCACCAACGAAACATACGTTATAAATAGAGCCAACTATACCAGTTTCCTGGTATAA
- the dacB gene encoding D-alanyl-D-alanine carboxypeptidase/D-alanyl-D-alanine-endopeptidase: protein MKFLKILSLSLCLTISANAQNRIQNIEKAFNNLLNDEQAKHALVSLCVLDANTGKTLYAKNEQIGLATASTLKTITAATAFSILGKDFQFQTTLAYTGTITKDGILKGNLIIIGSGDPTLGSWRYQNKENAVLTQWVAAIKAAGIKKIEGSVIGDDRIFGTQTTPEGWVWQDIGNYYGAGTSGLTWRENQFDIHLKPGSSTADEVKIVKTVPATPYVQLVNELKTGASGTGDRSYAFLPPYSNVAYLRGSWGMGIAKTGISVALPDPAFDCAYRLQDTLKRLGISTAQQATTARLMTLNNQVIPSVTQKISTISSPNLSEITYWFLKKSINLYGESLLKTIAIKSSKAGTTSKGVETEVNFWADKGIDRTALNIIDGSGLSPGDRITTSAMASVLFQIQKENWFPDYYKALPEYNGMKIKSGTINDVSAFAGYHTDAAGNKYVVVININNYSGNSINKKLFKVLDELK, encoded by the coding sequence ATGAAATTTCTCAAAATATTGTCCCTATCGCTGTGCTTAACAATCTCAGCAAACGCTCAAAACAGGATCCAAAACATCGAAAAAGCTTTTAATAATTTATTAAACGATGAGCAGGCAAAACATGCTCTTGTCTCTCTTTGTGTTTTGGATGCCAATACCGGTAAAACGCTTTATGCCAAAAATGAGCAGATTGGTTTAGCTACCGCTTCAACACTAAAAACCATTACCGCCGCTACTGCTTTCAGCATTTTAGGAAAAGATTTTCAGTTTCAGACTACCTTGGCCTATACCGGAACCATTACTAAAGACGGAATTTTAAAAGGAAACCTCATCATTATCGGTAGTGGCGACCCTACTTTGGGTTCGTGGCGTTATCAAAATAAAGAAAATGCTGTGCTAACGCAATGGGTTGCGGCCATAAAAGCCGCAGGCATAAAAAAAATTGAAGGTTCGGTAATTGGTGATGACCGTATTTTTGGCACACAAACCACACCTGAAGGTTGGGTTTGGCAGGACATCGGCAATTATTATGGTGCCGGAACTTCGGGTTTAACCTGGCGGGAAAATCAGTTCGATATCCATTTAAAACCAGGGAGCAGCACAGCAGATGAAGTGAAAATTGTAAAAACAGTTCCGGCTACGCCCTATGTACAGTTGGTAAATGAACTCAAAACCGGTGCATCTGGTACGGGCGATAGGAGTTATGCTTTTCTTCCACCTTACAGTAACGTTGCCTACCTCCGTGGAAGCTGGGGAATGGGCATTGCCAAAACAGGCATTTCTGTAGCCCTCCCCGACCCTGCTTTTGATTGCGCCTACCGTTTACAGGATACTTTGAAGAGATTGGGAATTTCGACTGCTCAACAGGCCACAACAGCAAGGTTAATGACCTTGAACAATCAGGTCATTCCTTCGGTTACACAGAAAATAAGCACCATCAGTTCGCCTAACTTAAGTGAGATCACCTATTGGTTTTTAAAGAAAAGCATTAACCTATATGGCGAGTCACTTTTAAAAACCATTGCAATAAAATCAAGCAAAGCAGGTACAACAAGTAAAGGCGTTGAAACTGAAGTCAACTTTTGGGCTGATAAAGGTATTGATAGAACAGCATTGAATATTATTGACGGCAGCGGACTCTCACCAGGCGACCGAATTACAACTTCGGCAATGGCGAGTGTGCTTTTTCAGATCCAGAAAGAAAACTGGTTCCCTGATTATTATAAAGCACTACCAGAATACAATGGCATGAAAATTAAAAGCGGAACCATAAACGATGTTTCGGCCTTTGCAGGTTACCATACTGATGCGGCCGGTAACAAATATGTGGTGGTGATCAATATTAATAATTATAGCGGAAACAGTATCAACAAAAAGTTGTTTAAGGTATTAGATGAATTAAAATAA
- a CDS encoding GNAT family N-acetyltransferase, giving the protein MQLTLRPYQPDDVENLVKHANNFNISKYLTNKFPFPYEKKDGEAFIQLALSHSPLQIKAIVLKGEVIGSIGVHQLADIYSKSAEMGYWIGEEHWGKGIVALAVQEMLKYGFDTFDIERIFARTTHTNLASQQVLKKSGFIFEAELKGTIFKNGEYFDELIFGFRKNQLS; this is encoded by the coding sequence ATGCAATTAACTTTACGTCCTTATCAACCTGATGATGTTGAAAATTTGGTTAAACATGCCAATAATTTCAACATTTCTAAATACCTAACCAATAAATTCCCTTTCCCTTATGAAAAGAAGGATGGAGAAGCTTTTATTCAACTGGCTTTAAGCCACTCCCCGCTACAGATCAAAGCCATTGTGTTGAAAGGCGAAGTAATTGGATCTATCGGTGTGCATCAACTGGCCGATATTTACAGCAAAAGTGCAGAAATGGGTTATTGGATTGGTGAGGAACATTGGGGCAAAGGCATTGTTGCGCTTGCCGTGCAAGAAATGTTGAAATACGGTTTTGACACCTTCGATATTGAAAGAATTTTCGCAAGGACAACACATACTAACCTCGCTTCACAGCAGGTTTTAAAAAAATCGGGCTTTATTTTCGAGGCAGAATTAAAAGGTACCATTTTTAAAAACGGTGAATATTTTGATGAGCTGATTTTTGGATTTAGAAAAAACCAACTCAGCTAA
- a CDS encoding VOC family protein: MKLSRIILFGNDIGALKVFYQSVFNFSLIEEIENEWLVFNAGVIEIAFHRIGESFRNEDSFRAESNVKLVFSIEEDIEELQKRLIESGAKMKDIKSFEGIDFLFCDGEDIEGNIFQLSQKKA, encoded by the coding sequence ATGAAACTGAGCAGAATAATTTTATTTGGTAATGATATTGGTGCCCTGAAAGTTTTTTATCAGTCCGTTTTTAATTTTTCGTTAATAGAAGAAATTGAAAACGAGTGGCTGGTTTTCAACGCGGGCGTCATCGAAATTGCTTTTCATCGGATTGGGGAATCATTCAGAAATGAGGATTCTTTTCGTGCAGAAAGTAATGTGAAACTAGTTTTTAGTATTGAAGAAGATATTGAAGAGCTTCAAAAACGACTTATAGAAAGTGGTGCAAAAATGAAAGATATCAAATCTTTTGAAGGCATTGATTTTCTTTTTTGCGATGGAGAGGACATAGAGGGGAACATTTTTCAGCTTAGCCAGAAAAAAGCATAA
- the eno gene encoding phosphopyruvate hydratase: MSIIVNVHARQILDSRGNPTVEVEVVTEAGAFGRAAVPSGASTGQYEAVELRDGDKSTYLGKGVLKAVENVNTKIADALRGIDVFEQNTIDKIMLDLDGTENKGNLGANAILGVSLAAAKAAADEIGQPLYRYIGGVNANTLPIPMMNIINGGSHSDAPIAFQEFMIMPVGAPSFSEALRWGTEVFHSLKKILHDRGLSTAVGDEGGFAPTFDGTEDAIETVLKAIETAGYKPGSQICLALDCASSEFYKDGKYDYTKFEGATGVIRSSEEQAQYLADLSAKYPIISIEDGMDENDWTGWKSLTDKIGDHVQLVGDDLFVTNVTRLQRGIDEATANSILVKVNQIGSLTETINAVTLAQNSGYTSVMSHRSGETEDVTIADLAVALNCGQIKTGSASRSDRIAKYNQLLRIEEELGENARFIGSKFKYAKK, encoded by the coding sequence ATGAGCATAATCGTTAATGTCCATGCCAGACAGATTCTCGATTCGAGAGGCAATCCAACAGTAGAAGTAGAAGTAGTAACAGAGGCAGGCGCTTTTGGCCGTGCAGCTGTACCAAGCGGTGCATCTACTGGACAATATGAGGCTGTTGAATTACGTGATGGTGATAAATCTACATATTTAGGTAAAGGAGTTTTAAAAGCTGTAGAAAATGTAAATACTAAAATTGCTGATGCATTAAGAGGTATTGATGTTTTTGAGCAAAATACAATTGACAAAATTATGTTAGACCTGGATGGTACCGAAAACAAAGGTAACTTAGGTGCTAATGCTATTTTAGGTGTTTCTTTGGCTGCTGCTAAAGCTGCTGCTGATGAAATCGGTCAACCATTATACCGTTACATTGGTGGTGTTAATGCAAACACTTTACCAATTCCGATGATGAACATCATTAACGGAGGTTCTCACTCTGATGCACCTATCGCTTTCCAGGAATTTATGATTATGCCGGTTGGCGCTCCATCTTTCTCTGAGGCTTTACGCTGGGGAACTGAAGTTTTCCATAGCTTGAAAAAAATTCTTCATGATAGAGGTTTATCTACTGCAGTAGGTGATGAAGGTGGTTTTGCACCAACTTTCGACGGTACTGAAGATGCAATTGAAACGGTATTAAAAGCAATTGAAACTGCTGGTTACAAACCAGGTTCTCAAATCTGTTTAGCTTTAGATTGTGCATCATCTGAATTCTACAAAGATGGTAAATACGACTATACTAAATTTGAAGGTGCTACTGGTGTAATTCGTTCAAGCGAAGAGCAGGCACAATATTTAGCTGACCTTTCTGCAAAATATCCGATTATCTCTATTGAAGATGGTATGGACGAAAATGACTGGACTGGCTGGAAAAGCTTAACCGATAAAATCGGCGACCATGTTCAATTGGTAGGTGATGATTTATTTGTAACCAACGTTACGCGTTTACAACGTGGTATTGATGAGGCTACTGCTAACTCAATCCTGGTAAAAGTAAACCAGATCGGTTCTTTAACTGAAACGATCAATGCAGTAACTTTAGCGCAAAACAGTGGTTATACTTCGGTAATGAGTCACCGTTCTGGCGAAACTGAAGATGTTACCATCGCTGATTTAGCTGTAGCATTAAATTGCGGACAGATTAAAACAGGTTCTGCATCACGTTCAGACAGGATTGCAAAATACAATCAATTATTACGTATTGAAGAAGAATTGGGTGAAAACGCACGTTTTATCGGTTCAAAATTCAAATACGCTAAAAAATAG
- a CDS encoding CDP-alcohol phosphatidyltransferase family protein, with protein MKHIPIALIYSRLFIGFGIILLSVFHVSHYSFLAITLLSVGLLTDVFDGIIARKLNISSEKLRRLDSGIDQVFFISVAVATYIQCPDFFKNNLVKLIILGAFEASTYALSYIKFKKEIATHSIGAKIWTLTIFATLVEIMVHCESVVLFEICFWLGLATRLEILAIVFTLKKWTNDVPTIYHAVRLRQGKEIKRNKLFNG; from the coding sequence ATGAAACATATTCCGATTGCTTTAATATACTCCAGACTGTTTATCGGTTTTGGAATTATTCTTTTAAGCGTTTTCCATGTTAGCCATTATTCCTTTTTAGCCATCACCTTATTATCCGTTGGTTTGCTAACCGATGTTTTTGATGGAATTATTGCCCGTAAGCTCAATATCTCTTCCGAAAAGTTAAGGCGGCTGGACTCTGGCATTGATCAGGTATTTTTTATTTCGGTAGCAGTTGCCACTTATATCCAATGTCCTGATTTCTTTAAAAACAACCTGGTCAAATTAATTATCCTTGGTGCTTTTGAAGCTTCAACTTATGCTTTAAGCTATATCAAATTCAAAAAAGAAATTGCCACCCATTCTATCGGCGCTAAAATCTGGACGCTAACCATATTCGCTACCTTGGTCGAAATTATGGTGCATTGCGAATCGGTCGTGCTCTTTGAAATTTGTTTTTGGCTCGGCCTGGCCACACGGCTAGAAATCCTTGCCATTGTTTTTACCCTCAAAAAATGGACGAACGATGTACCCACCATTTATCATGCGGTGAGATTGAGACAGGGAAAGGAAATTAAGCGCAACAAATTATTCAACGGGTAA
- a CDS encoding aspartate-semialdehyde dehydrogenase, whose translation MKVAVVGATGLVGTVMLKVLEERNFPLTELIPVASEKSVGKEITFKGKKFPIVSMDTAISMKPDIALFSAGGNTSLEHAPRFKEAGTTVIDNSSAWRMDPAIKLIVPEVNAHELSIDNKIIANPNCSTIQMVVVLKPLHDKYKIKRVVVSTYQSVTGTGVKAVEQLMNERKGIDGPKAYPYEIDLNVLPHIDVFLENGYTKEEMKMVKETNKIMSDDNIKVTATTVRIPVMGGHSESVNIEFENDFDLAEVRSILEKAPGIIVVDDVANLKYPMPKDAHEKDEVFVGRIRRDESAPKALNLWIVADNLRKGAATNAVQIAEYLIRKELV comes from the coding sequence ATGAAAGTAGCAGTAGTAGGTGCAACCGGATTGGTTGGCACTGTCATGTTAAAAGTATTGGAGGAAAGAAATTTCCCTTTAACAGAGTTGATTCCCGTAGCATCAGAAAAGAGTGTTGGTAAGGAAATTACTTTTAAGGGTAAGAAGTTCCCAATTGTTAGCATGGATACTGCAATCAGCATGAAACCAGATATCGCGCTGTTCTCTGCCGGTGGAAATACTTCATTAGAGCATGCACCTCGTTTTAAAGAGGCCGGAACAACCGTTATCGACAACTCTTCTGCCTGGAGAATGGATCCTGCAATTAAATTAATTGTACCGGAAGTTAATGCACACGAACTTTCTATCGATAACAAAATTATTGCCAACCCAAACTGTTCTACCATCCAGATGGTGGTGGTTTTAAAACCTTTGCACGATAAATACAAAATTAAACGTGTGGTGGTTTCTACTTATCAATCGGTTACGGGTACAGGTGTTAAAGCGGTTGAACAATTAATGAATGAGCGTAAAGGCATTGATGGCCCTAAAGCTTACCCATACGAAATTGATTTGAACGTTCTTCCCCATATTGATGTTTTCCTGGAAAACGGATATACCAAAGAAGAAATGAAAATGGTTAAGGAAACGAATAAAATCATGAGCGATGATAACATTAAAGTTACCGCTACAACTGTTCGTATCCCGGTAATGGGCGGTCACTCGGAATCCGTAAACATCGAGTTCGAAAATGATTTCGATTTAGCCGAAGTCCGCAGTATTTTAGAAAAAGCACCAGGTATAATCGTTGTTGATGATGTAGCCAACTTAAAATACCCAATGCCGAAAGATGCACATGAAAAAGATGAGGTTTTTGTAGGCCGTATCCGTAGAGATGAATCAGCCCCTAAAGCCTTAAACCTTTGGATTGTTGCCGATAACTTACGCAAAGGTGCGGCAACCAATGCCGTTCAGATTGCAGAATACCTGATTCGGAAAGAATTGGTTTAA
- a CDS encoding septum formation initiator family protein yields MKRLIDLFRNKYFLATVAFAMWMLFFDKNDMMSQYEYRSQANKLQEEKEYFEKETAQVKKDLNELNTNLNTAEKFAREKYFMKKDNEDVFVIIREEKKD; encoded by the coding sequence ATGAAACGTTTAATAGATCTTTTCCGCAATAAATATTTCCTTGCTACTGTCGCTTTTGCGATGTGGATGCTATTTTTCGATAAAAACGATATGATGTCGCAGTACGAATACCGCAGTCAGGCCAATAAACTGCAGGAAGAAAAAGAATATTTTGAGAAAGAAACCGCCCAGGTTAAAAAAGATCTGAACGAACTGAATACCAACCTGAATACAGCTGAAAAATTTGCCCGCGAAAAATACTTCATGAAAAAAGATAATGAAGATGTTTTCGTAATTATCCGGGAAGAGAAGAAGGACTAG